CTACTGATGTCTTACCTCATTAAATGAGTATGAAACCCCACTGAAACTGGCTTTAGCCTTCAAGGTCATTCACACTTGCATTTTTAAAGCAATTTGATTTttaaaggagagcagaggcaacaaccacagagatgaACATTGAGGCCtctactccacaacctcaagacacaaccacaactatcaagcctaagaggaaacgaggggatagaaaagcaaatctatatctagataaggcatgctatgtgataacggaggttgggccagcaggggagatccttgagccaaaggaattaagaggacgattccgtaatgcgatcagggccctagtaaaagataaattgaacccaataATCCCTAACtgaaaagaggtaccagagaacaaaaaggatgaactatgggataggcagctgaaactcaattttagatttctggaggatAAGCAtaaactggtaaaaaatgcttttaggatgatgggagagtcattccgacgttggaggtcggagctcaacaagaagtatatccaaaaggggttaatttccttcaacgagttcggcaaaataactcctagttaatgggaggagctcatggcaaagacttcaccggaggcattggagctcagtgctcataacaccgagctagcgaagaggaacaaacaccaccatcatctaggcctcaATGGCTACTATGCAAAGGAAGAGCAgcttaggaagatggacgaagaggctgcaactgctgggaatatcgatgtgatgaatttgaaggtacactcaaggaattggatatatgcgaggagtacagaatcatccggtggtaatcttaagtttgataagtcagagacccaagaggcagtatcaaggatactaaaatatgctaaagacaaggagaagggctcattcaatccttccagagagagggacgagcttagccttggcttgggaaacaaggagcacacaggccacaccagggggctagggaaaaggacgacctagaagcaaggattcgaagaggacagacacatgtacaagaaacatggcagagactgggagactaatcttgagctccaagtgaaggctctagttgtgaaggcactagaggagcaaggactgtatATGGAGCCACAGATATTAAAGACGCCACCacgagaactagcattagttggcagccctccaaaagttcctagcagccaaggttccactgtagccacaacccccgtcgatcgcatacgaaACCAACTACttacaccttggtgtttctcagcggccggcagaacactgtgatggaggtggcaatgggtgtggcacatcctcctggtggcttacaccacaataataagataccgccggactacactagggtcgaggtgcatactgtgaagcctgagttcatgcagtggagaatagactacgcaactcctgaggggctagtgttactcgaagatgtcatggggcagttcatcctctggcacaaacgggacattatattgactgcttcttcgccgcatccccctctcccaaatttggagcgagttgttgaggttggggagatattttcatcgtctcgtgaccaccacattcctgagatgccacattcttccccgcctcctagcgagcatgtgcctgatgagatgccacaaccttctctagctcgtaccgagcaggtacatgatgagatgccacagtcttctcaacaagcacagccgatacatgaacaacgagtgcctcctgaagaaggtgatgcataagaagatgGGGACGTGCCTacatgggaacttcgaaagaagcatccaatcaccataaggccagtttatgtttcgatgaaagacgtctcgtcggtgtccaagtggtattcccatgaccagttcaagcctgagaactaagttaaaaaagtcccatcatggggttctgaggaggccgtcactagcaaactccaccaaagtaCAAAGCAGTAtctaaatgttgatgccatcaaatggtcaaaggattgcccgaaaacatatgaaaaaggcaagccattcctaccaaaccgggacatccagcgcctaccacttggaatgagaaggttccataattggtacttgcatgttctcccaacgagcatagacctcatacaagcatgcttccccaccggcacatttggaagcctagctggaaaaattgtctttgacttcaatgacatgcatgcatgctttcacctaggagcaatagagatgaatctaattcgcacgtggtgcttgtaagtccttgtcctcccgatatgatatgaatgtaatctttgaattttattgtaactaacccacgccgtgatttgtagaatgcaagtgcacattgtcaaataaatgtcaagtgtgaaagccgggtatctagaccctcaagccatagcccaaacaaattttaattaccctaaacagtggaaacttgatgccaaagagctagctgctgcaaagactctttgggagaaagagcacatccgtacgacgaaactaagggaagagtcccttaaggttgtggcatacattgccctggctttcaaaattctccaacagcactctactatatggctaccatacaacttcgtgtaagttcaactctatacttaaagctttgttagatatattttattcgatgcaaaagagcttatctagttctatgattaaatccatacaacaaccactggatttgtatagtcgtcgatgtcgggaggagcatggtatgggactttgattcaatagatagggatccggtgacatacaaagactttatatcgattctcaagacgtatacatatcgacaatcctcattagcttatatatttgtatacatacttgtaacgtccacttttggatactaacaagttatatttgctaaaataattcaaacatggcatttaggttctatgtcactaaatatcatggaaggcatgatccagcaaggaagaaaaagctggctataaaaacactatgtgcggtaagtgtaacttacttctttagtactctattatatggctgtcaaaagcattacttaacattttcatatgcaaaacacatagtgccccaagcaaaagcctgggagtgtatattgtggatactatatatgttctatgatgagtaacaccggtgcctacaggagacaccccttaagggtaagtttgaacgtcttcacccatagtataaaaacttcgtacatggtatgaaatactaaaccgaaacttattctcttgtagtagaaagaagagagaaatgaaaagagacccatacaaggataacCAACTCTTagatctcgtcggcgacctttgcaacttcatattggaccagatcgTACacatcaaaggcgcctaccatgaccgagagtctgacttaggtagaaatcctcagtaccaacaccttcgtgagactgaaaggctagctctaggacgttgataacaatatgtatggaatttgATATTGGTTTtatcttgtgaattatgtctatttaacgatggattgtatatattcttgtgaattggacttgtaattatagtttatataatacttttgtgcttgtagtctaaggggttcggaaTGCTGGTCGCGGGGgtttggcaacgcgaacgcggttcggaacgttggtcgtggggcgttcggcaacacgaacgctggatggaatacgtggaaacaaacagtgttctagtcgaatttgaattataaatttgatttttttttgcgagaaaacatactgtaggggcggttctagactaaaccgcccctacaaataggtattataggggcgactggtactacagccgcctctataaatcgatttgtaggagcggcctgagaactgcccctacaaatgcatgatttgtagagacagttTGATAGGAGCGGCTGGCCAAATCGTCCCTATaaagggttacgagccgcccTAAAAAAATGTTTATGTAGTAGTGCAAGGCTAAGTCTTTTTGATATGTGCGTTTGGCGCCGATGTGGAATCTGGGGCGGCACGCCACGTCCTTGTGTTGGGGAAGCCCTAAATCCGCCCCAGTCCAGCAAAAACGACTCAACAGTCAGAAGCCAAAAAGACCATGCTGCTTCTAAGAAAAGCTGCTTTTGGAgaagaaaaggaaaacaaaaacaCCCAAGGGCACTCAGACAACTAGCTCTACATGCATAGTGCAGCCGACGTACATCTCCCGGCCATGTGAGCGTGACAATTCTGCTCTACCTTTATAATGAGAAGACCGGACAAGATCACTATCACTTTCTTCACACAAGACGACGAACCTAGCTGCGGATGCTGATCCGTATACCGTGACAAATCTGTCACCTTAGTGCTGTAAATTTGCAATCGCTGTCATCGATCGACAACTTAACTTTCAATTTGTAATAATCAAATTCAAGTCAACATGGGCGAATGTGTAGCTGCCTTTTCTTATGTTGAGTTAACATCCCTAGCTAACTGTTAATACGCTAGCCCAATAACATATGCTCTGCATATAGCTAGGTTAAAGTCTTATGTAAGATGTAAAATATTATAGGTTTTTGAATTTAAGACCCATAACTAATCAAAATTTCTTATTTTTTTACTCTCCTTGGAGGTATTTTTCCTACTCCTACCTTAATAATGGAAGAAGTGGGTACTTTAGGAATATTAGTGGTATTTTATAATAGCAAGGTAGTAGTACTTTATggtgtattttttttataatagtAGACACGTCAAATGTGGAAATAACGGtctattttagtttatttttagtAATAATAGgagtgggtaatttagatacaaatttaggtGTTATATTAGATGCATGATCCTTTGGAGTAACAGAGGCGTATAATCTAGATGTAAATTTAGAAATTTACTTTATTAAAAAAACTTGACCCCTCGGGTAAGACCTCCACGGGGCATTGATGAAAAGGAAAGATTTTTTCACAAGGGTTAGAAAAGGCCGCGAACCCTTTTTTTTTATCTAGCACGTCTTGTGGGGATTAACTTGGAGGTGATTAATTCTCAGCATAttgaaataaaaacaaaatgtaCCAAGATGGAATTGATGATTGGAGCCTCGCCGGCCTACGCATCACAACAAGTGGCTGGACGGAGATTCACACCAATTTTCAGAACCAGCTCATGAAACCCCCGCAAGTGAGAAGTGAGAACACCCTGCAGCTCCGGGCACTTTCCTGGATACCCACACACCATCCAGCCGGCACAAAAGAGGCCCACATTGACCTGGTTTGTGCTGGAAATTAAACGAGAGAGGAAAAAACAGGCAGATAGGCGACACCGGAAAGGCAGGATCGTTGCCACCTTTTTCCAGAAGAAAAGAATGTGACACCGGAATGATCCGTCGCGTTTAAATTTTCACTCAAAAAAGCGATCATCAAAGTGGTGGACGACTTGGTTAAGGGGATGCTGGGAGCCTGGGATGGGTGGTGCTTCTGAGCCTTTTCTCCTTGTCTTCGCCTGACCTAGCGTTTGGATTCAGGAATCCCATGTCCGCTTTGAAACTGTGATTGGACATCAGCATGGTGTCATGCGTAATCTTGTCAATAATGGCAGCAGAAAAGTATTGTCATTGTGCTGTGTTAGGATGGCTCGAATCATTAATCTATCTTTTACTTTCTTTCAGGTCGTTGTGAACTCTTAAAACTGAAGGTACTACTAGctagctgcctgcctgcctgaaCCATGTAGAGACTACGCTCTGCTCACCTTTTGCCTCATGTCATGGATGAGTCCATTTCCTATTGTCATGTCATAACCTCTTAGCTAGCTAGgctcttagggcctgtttggaacgcatgAATCAAAAACACGGAAATAGGAAAAAAACGTAGGAATGGggtgagtgtgtagtggtaaaacagaggaaaggaaaaacgcgggaaataactagaaggggtgtttggaacgcaggaatccaTAACACAGGAAAACACGGGAAATAACTAGAAGGAATGTGCTGCGTGAGCGAGCAAGCGTCGTAGGAAAATTTCCCTTAGCTCTGAGCACATTTTTTCTTTCCTTCAAAAGTACAATCTCTATTGTCTTTCCTCTAGAAAGTTTTCCTCCGAATCCTTTGATCCAAACGTGTCATCTCCATTCCTTTCCTATGGAACTAAATCCTTCACTTTTCCTCCGTTTTTCCTTCATCCCAAACGGGGCCTTACTGGCCCGAGTAGAAGATGGGAATTCAAAAGATTAGCTAAGATCCATAGCAAAGTCAAAAGCTCTTGTTCCTAATTAATTTCTTTTTACCGGTCGAGCGATTTGACCTGCGGATGAGAATGTCCTTGCATAAGcttgctgcatatatatatacataagcGGTGAAATTGACTGTCTTCTCTTTGTACAAATGACAAATATATATACACTGGCTGTTACACTTTCCATTAAACATGCAGAATAATAGATGAAATGAAAGCGACCAAGTGAACAACTTGAGACTTATTTTACTACAAGGCAATAACTCAGCAACATGATATTTCTGGACTTCAGTTCAGTATTAGATATCCAAGTTGTTACCCACTTGACCTACGATATCCTATTCTGTCGATCTATAGAATTAAcctgttacttatttttatttatttatctcACGAATCTCATCATGAAAATCACTTAGGTGGTTAACAATGATGATTCATTCATTTGGATGTGACAGACGAGGTTAAACCAACTGAACTTGGCGCGAAGTTCCTTTTGTCCTGTTCGCGAAATCAACTTGACCTACGTAAGTACTGAAACAGCTAACCAATGATACCGGTAAATTCTAGAAGGATATTCGAAGGGGCAAGTTTTCGACTGCACCCATTCAATGATTTTCACTTTCATACTAGAGATCAGTTACTGTCTGGATTGTTAAACCATATCATTGCGCCGGCCATGATTTTGTTAATCCTTCTAAATCGTCAGCAGAAAATGGTTGTGAACTTAGGATGAAGTCAACACTTCCTCTTCTTGTTATTTTGTCAatttatatatatgcaagtgaaaACACTGAGATGGACCTTAGAAACTTGTGGTTATAAATGTCTATGTCGATGACCATGCAAATAGAAATTGGAGAGTGACCAGACTGTGCAAGATTTTAAATCCCTGATGGTGGGTTGGTGGCCTAAATATGATACTAGGGCTAGTCCCTTTCAGAAATCCAAGCTGCATTGAAAAGATGAAGTGCGTTaagtttttatttcttttttgaaAAAGATGTAGGGACTAATTTGCTTCACGTTGAGAAATTAACAAATCCAAGTCAATCGTGGAGCATCGTACATCAGTACGGTTgatgatataatatatatatagcatGAGGCGACCTTTTCGTGCCTGTGTAAGATTTCTAGTGTTGTGCTATAGACAAAAGCAAGGACACAATTAATCAGTGTGGTCATGTGAAAGTACATACTGATCAGTTTGTCAATGATTGAGGAATAAGGGACCTAGAGAATTGTCCTGAGATGTTCTCCTAGGGCCAGGGGTAATTTGACAATTCGCCACACAGGGAAGGCAGGGAGTCGGGGGATATTTGCCACAGTTGCTTATGCTCGCAAAATACCCCTTCAAATTATACGTAGATTTTGTTCCAAACATTCATGATGTTTGCCCAATCATCCTTAGGCCCGGTAGGGTTACAAATGATTGACAGTTTGTATAAAAGTGCATCGGCAGAACGACTTTGTGTTCCAGCAGTTTCGATACTGGATTAGATAAACTAGACCTATGTGATATCTGGATAATCTTAGCAGCATGGCAATCAAGAGAGATACTAATCATATTAGCAGTACTATAATGGTCAATAACACATCCCGAATAGCAATGGGGATACACTTTGGATGGCCctattcgctttgctgaaaaaacaagttgaaacactgtttcggctgatttattgtgagagaaaaacacggttccggctgaaaaaaacaagctgaaaaatatgaattataagagaagcgaacagggccattatgGTATCCACCGTGGTTACATCTAATTGATCGGGCAAGAAATGAATGCCAACACGCCCATTCATTCCGCATGATCCCTGTATATTTCCTAGTTCCCCGCTTGGACATTTTGTTACAGTACAGGTTGGCCCAATCCAATCTACTCCTCCCTTGTAGAAGGAGCCATTCCTGCTGAAGGGCTGTCTGCGAAGTACTCCGGGTGTTTCAAGTTCACACCATGCTGCAGAGAGAAGTCTCATGTGAGTATCAGGGTATATAAGTTAACAAATGGAGCAAAAGCTAATGTGGTGGAAAGTAGTCCAGTGACCATGGCCAGTAGTTAGGACTGCTTAAAAATGACTTTTAAGCCTAAAAATGCCATGTCCGCTGCAGTTATAGATCTCATTGCTGATATGCTGCATCCGTCTTTAAAAAATGATATCATTGTTAGGACTGCTCATTGGCTAAGGGAGCCGCTACTCTATTCCTAAGCCTAAACAGGATAAAGATTTTATGAATTAGGATTACATTTAGTAGTTACTCTATTCTTCCAGCAATGATGCCATGAGACGCTATTTAGGGATTTGGAAGACTGGAACTTCAAATTAGAGGTACTATAGAAGCACCTTCAAAAAATCAGGATCTTTACCAAATCTAATTTCAAGGATGTCTGGATGGTGTACGCTGAAGAATCAATCTCTCTATCAGCATTATGAACTTTGTATATCATATAGAGCACAAAAATGATGCCCTTTGTGCAAGGTTTCGATATAACAGACTTATTTTGGAACATAAGAAAGAACAAAAACACCATCATCCTGCTTAATAGCACTGCTATGGTACAAAATATACATTGATTGATTACTAAAGGTCAACCGGAAAAGATAGTTTGCTGTGGACTGAAGATACACCACGGTTTTCGACGTAGCCTTAAGAGTTGTGCTAATCGGATTGCAAGATTTAGGCACACTGGGAAAGAGGAAATTTCACATCCCTGCAGGGACTACACTGTTTTTCAGTGAGATTCCAAAGGTGCTTCTATGCATATAATGGTCTTGTCGATGATTTTGCATAAACCATTAAAGCTATGGGTTTGTCACTAAGAATGTCAGAATATGCCATGTTGGATTGgcattttgaaatttgatttgCTACTCCATTGATTTATTGATTGCACTATCCACTATTACACATTTAATTTAAATGGGAGATGAATTGTGACTTCAAATTTTAGCAACATCCACATCCCACTTTTCGTTCTTATACAATGACAGGAAGGTTGATGATTTTGGTCTAATCAGTACAGGCAAAGAAAACCATGCTAGTCTGATATCCATGGCCTTGTATGTTTAGGTCCATGCAAAATGTCAATAACAGAAGATGGTGTGAACCTCACTCTTGCAAAAGATACACGTCATATGGGCACTGCCGCTGGGTCGCTGGAACTGACCATATCTAATCTAAAGGAACTGAATCATCATTAAGATCTCCAACTGGTGCAGCACATGGTATGTGCTTAAATATCTATCCTGCATTGTTAAGTTTTTGCTCATGTGCTCTTTTCTTAATTGACGCTAACAGTTGGTTATTCCTTACGAATTTTTGGAAATTTGTGAGGACCAAGAGCATATCAAACTGGATCTACATAACTGTTTAAGTTTAAGAAAACAGTGCGGAGATTCAATTTCAAATCCTGACAAAACAGATAGTTGTAGTGTCTAAACCAAATAATGTGCTCCTGAATGATTTTTCTATCAAGAATACAGAAGATTTGCCCAGCTGGTTTGAATACAAAAGATAATAAACGGTAAGCTGCTGCCAACAAAAAAAGTAAAAGTGCAAACTGCAGAATTAAATGGAAACATGGTCACCTCACGCAAGGCTTTAGAAAGATCGTCCATGGTTAATACAAGACGTCTATCCTGAAAATGACATTTTTTAAGAAAATGTGACAAGTAAACAGTAAGGATACTAAACAAGATTTATCGCTAGGAACATGAAAAGTTCAACTACTGAGTAAATACACCTTAGGCTGTTTGCTCTTATTGTCTTTGATAGGTGCCGCTACCCTAGCCTTGCAGTGCCTAGTTCAAGGGAAAGAAAAATGTAATACCAAAATTAGTGCACACAACTACAGAGTGTATAATGCATATTGCTAAAAAATTCTTAAAATAGTTTGCTATATAGTGAAGAGCATAGAGTGTCATACACTGACCAAAAAAACACAAAATAAGACCCTAGCAAACTTGCACAATAACACAATATAATCCGAAAATGGCACAAGAATGTTTAAGCTTCAAAGTTCAAACCTTCCCACCCTCCCCTCCTTGTAATGAATATGTTTATCCACGGGATTAGTAAATCACAATGCCTTTCAGTTATGGCTGTTCCCCTCCCCTTCCTCATCTTGTCACAAGTTTTTCCATCATAACTCAGGCCCAACAGCTGAACAAGGTGAATTCCATTGTCACCTCTTCTACTCATTTTAGCGGTCCTTTTCTAGAATCCAGCTCAGCTGCCATGTGCTGCCCTAGGCTAACTGTGATCGCCAGACCACTGCCTGCTGAATGGGCATTCCGGGTCATGTCATGCTAGGTGCCTCTGAGTCTCTCCACCAGGTGCTACCGCACTAGCCTGCTGCCACTACAATTGCAAATTGCAGCTTGCTATGGCACATGATGTGAAACTCACGATGATTGATCAAGCATCCTTTAGTTAACTAGGTATGCAGCTTGCTATGGCACATGATGTGAAACTCACGATGATTGATCAAGCATCCTTTAGTTAACTAGGTATGCTTTTAGTTGTTAACTCATGATGATGATACCAAAAAAAAAACCTAATTGACCTGTTTTCTAATTTCAGTATCCTTAGTTATTCATCACTTGATTAGCCAGGCCACATGAAGAATGAGCTCCATCAGTAATATaagtatcttgtatgtttttttaaaaaactttgaAGAAGACAATTGTGTGTTACACTGTTACCCCCCCTTTGGATTTCCATTAAAGAAACCAAGCCTCAGCTGGTATATTACCTGTTTATGGAAGTAACTTGACTGCACAAAAATAGGGGGGaaacattaatattttttaattttgCCCGTTGTAAGCTATAACACGAAACTCTATTGTCACACTGAACTAAATGTCATTATACACTATTTCTAGCTTAACTTGCTAACATGCACCCTGCACAAGACAACTTAACTGTAAAATGAGGATAGGTCTCACAGGTCATGAATCAAGTGAGTAATACAAGCACATCCATTATGTATCAGAACATAATCCTTTAACAAAAACGAACTCCTTTAATGAACAGAACCCTCGGAGGGAGTCAGTGGATGCAGAGCGATCCATGGAACCCTTGGCTAGTATAGAAAATTCCAAGAGAGATCACACTATATTTTTAGACAACAAAGAAGGAGGAATATTCTTTTCTACCAAGAAATATCCAAAGGACTAATCCatcactatggtggcatggtaaGTTTGCGAGAGCAGCAGAGAGCGAACAAAGTAGTTACAACTATCAAAAACACAAATAAATGATTTTGATTGAAGCCTACTAAACCTGCCAAACCAAACCAAAACATGGAATTGCACAGAAGATTTGAATTGATGTGGAAGAAACTGTTTTATTCTTGAATATGCTATCATTGATATTAATAAGGTAATCCTTTACTTTGTAAAAGACTATGAATTTACTCACTGAAGAgaatcgctagcgatgtccgaaaGGAACTTCTGGGTGGCTACAGCAACCAGTCTTGTTCTGTAAAACACGAAATTAAACTATGTCAGCAAGAAATCAAGTAATTTGTGTTTCTAACTTTAATGATTCCATGGCACTGATCAAATCTCAGCTTACTACTATTCATAGGGGAGAGAGATTGGAAGAGCACTCACAGGCGAAGGTCGGGGCAGTGGAACCCGCTGCGGCCAAGGTAGTGCTCCACCAGCTCTGCTAAGCCATTGACAGAAAAGTAGAGAAGACAAGAGGGAAACGGCGGCACCATACCGTGGGGGTGTAGTCCATGAGGGATGAGAGGAACTCAGTGAGTGCAGCCTCGTCGTCGTGCCACCCATCCCCACCTCGACCCACTCCTGGACCCATGCCCCCGCCAGGGcctcctgcgccgccgccgctgttgcTGCTCATCATCCTGGGCCTCTCACGTCCTGCCACCTCGCTGACCCCACCGCGCAATTAGCTGGTA
Above is a genomic segment from Miscanthus floridulus cultivar M001 chromosome 3, ASM1932011v1, whole genome shotgun sequence containing:
- the LOC136546276 gene encoding transcription initiation factor TFIID subunit 10-like, whose translation is MMSSNSGGGAGGPGGGMGPGVGRGGDGWHDDEAALTEFLSSLMDYTPTVWSELVEHYLGRSGFHCPDLRLTRLVAVATQKFLSDIASDSLQHCKARVAAPIKDNKSKQPKDRRLVLTMDDLSKALREHGVNLKHPEYFADSPSAGMAPSTREE